A region of Streptomyces paludis DNA encodes the following proteins:
- a CDS encoding cellulase family glycosylhydrolase — protein MRAPPRTVALLAAAALAVAGTALIPQAVASGTAAATCTVEYSTTSQWNNGFQGGVTLTNNGAPVQNWTLTFDFPGSQQVTQGWNGKWSQSGRTVTVVNETWNGAIPTGGSLGAGFTATWSGSNPAPTVFKLNGATCDVPGGPGTPTDPPTTPPTGPPTDPAGVPPTLRVSGNKLVDQNGATRRMLGVNRSGGEFMCIQGHGFFDGPVDDASVKAIADWKVNTVRVPLNEECWLGLSHVNPAYSGANYIAAVKAFVARLKAHNITPVVELHWTNGTYTGGDSHCPGSPYATCQKPMPNAQYTPAFWTSVANTFKGDPAVVFDLFNEPFPDRATSNLTAAWTCWRDGGNCPGIDFPVAGMQSLVNAVRATGAQNLVLVPGLAYGNDMRQWLQYRPTDPAGNLAAAWHTYNFNTCSNESCWNEQLAPVIAQVPLVAGEIGENTCGHSYIDRVMSWLDGRGASYLGWTWNTWDCSSGPSLISDYSGTPTNFGVGLRDHLKGIS, from the coding sequence ATGCGAGCACCACCGCGCACAGTCGCGCTGCTGGCCGCCGCGGCCCTGGCCGTGGCGGGTACCGCCCTGATTCCGCAGGCGGTCGCGTCGGGAACCGCGGCCGCCACCTGCACGGTCGAGTACAGCACCACCAGTCAGTGGAACAACGGCTTTCAGGGCGGCGTCACGCTGACCAACAACGGAGCGCCGGTCCAGAACTGGACCCTCACCTTCGACTTCCCGGGAAGCCAGCAGGTGACCCAGGGATGGAACGGCAAGTGGTCACAGTCGGGCCGGACGGTGACCGTCGTCAACGAGACATGGAACGGCGCGATCCCCACCGGCGGCTCACTCGGCGCCGGCTTCACCGCCACCTGGTCGGGGTCCAACCCCGCCCCGACCGTCTTCAAGCTGAACGGCGCCACCTGCGACGTACCGGGCGGGCCCGGCACCCCCACCGACCCGCCGACCACCCCACCGACGGGCCCGCCGACCGACCCGGCCGGCGTGCCCCCGACGCTCCGGGTCTCCGGCAACAAGCTGGTCGACCAGAACGGCGCCACCCGCCGCATGCTCGGAGTCAACCGCTCCGGCGGCGAGTTCATGTGCATCCAGGGTCACGGATTCTTCGACGGCCCCGTCGACGACGCGTCCGTGAAGGCCATCGCCGACTGGAAGGTGAACACCGTGCGGGTACCCCTCAACGAGGAGTGCTGGCTCGGCCTGTCCCATGTCAACCCGGCGTACTCGGGGGCGAACTACATCGCCGCGGTCAAGGCTTTCGTGGCGAGGCTCAAAGCACACAACATCACTCCGGTGGTCGAACTGCACTGGACCAACGGCACCTACACGGGCGGGGACAGCCACTGCCCGGGCAGTCCGTACGCGACCTGCCAGAAGCCGATGCCCAACGCGCAGTACACACCGGCGTTCTGGACCTCGGTCGCCAACACGTTCAAGGGCGATCCGGCGGTGGTGTTCGATCTGTTCAACGAGCCGTTCCCGGACCGGGCGACCAGCAATCTCACCGCCGCCTGGACCTGCTGGCGCGACGGGGGCAACTGCCCGGGGATCGACTTCCCGGTGGCCGGCATGCAGTCCCTGGTGAACGCGGTACGGGCCACCGGCGCCCAGAACCTGGTCCTGGTGCCGGGGCTGGCGTACGGGAACGACATGCGCCAGTGGCTCCAGTACCGGCCGACCGACCCGGCGGGCAATCTCGCCGCCGCGTGGCACACGTACAACTTCAACACCTGTTCCAACGAGAGCTGCTGGAACGAACAGCTCGCCCCGGTCATCGCGCAAGTGCCCCTGGTGGCGGGCGAGATCGGTGAGAACACCTGCGGGCACTCCTATATCGACCGCGTCATGTCCTGGCTGGACGGCCGGGGCGCCTCGTACCTCGGGTGGACCTGGAACACATGGGACTGTTCCTCGGGCCCCTCTCTGATCAGCGACTACTCCGGCACGCCGACCAACTTCGGCGTGGGACTCCGTGACCATCTGAAGGGAATCTCATGA